The stretch of DNA ATGCCCCGTTCTGGCCGATCCGATTCGGCACGGATTCGGCGGGTGACGGCCTCGACCTGCTCCACTGCATCGCCGACGGCCTCGGCGATCACCTCACGAACCATCAATGCCAGGTCGCGGTACTTTTCTTCCGTGATCTCCCCAGCCAACTCACTGCCGAGCAGTTGCTTGAAAGACACAATGACCCGTTCCGCCCGTTGTTGCTGTCGATCCACCATGACCTCGTCTTCTTTCCAAACCGGTGTTTACGCTATTTGAACCGAGCGAGCGGACCAGCAGGGTGATCCACGTCAATCGGGACGATTCAGTCCCGTTGTCGGGCGAGACGCCCGACCGCTGCTCCGCAACGTGATAATACAACCCGGAAACAGCGCATCTGACGGACCAGTCAGATGGCATTTTTTTTGTGGCCCGGCCCCGAACATATTTGCGTTACCTATGATCAAACATCTCGATCCCACGTCATTGCCAATGCTTGACCTGCGTCAGCGCTTGCGCGAATCTAACAGACTGACATGAATAATTAATTGAGGCGGCATAGACGCCCAATAGGAGGAGGCAATACATGGATGGTGCACTCGCGAAACCGAAACTGATCTGGTCTTACGGCCGTTTCTTTTTCCCATTGGCACTGTCGCTGGCGGTTATATACGCCATCATCGTCGGCCCGGTGAGTGTCATCGGCGGGATCATCTTCGTTCTGCTTGGACTGTCGGTTTTGGAGCGATTGTCCGGAGAAGACGCGAAAGCCTATGAATACGGGCACCCGAGGATTTTCGTATACATGATGTGGGGCTATCTCCCGGTCACGGTGGTCGCGTTCCTCGCCTACATCTGGGTACTGGCCCACGGCCACAACGGGGGCGACTTGTTCGGCCTGGCCGCCATGGTCCAATCCTGGACCGGATTCGACATGATGGCCGCTCACGCCAATGACGGAATCGGCACGTATCTACTGTCCACGTTTTTATTCTCCCAGATCACGTCCATCGGCTCGGTAACCATCGGCCATGAACTCTCCCATCGCACCTGGGAACCGTTTTCGGTCTTTTCGTCCCGGGCTTGTTCGCTGTTCGGTTTGTTCACCTACTACGCGATCGAACACCCCTATGGACACCACTTCAACGTCGGAACACCTGTGGATTCCAGCACTGCGCTTCGAGGCGAAAGTGTCTATACGTACTTCCGGCGAACGACGTTCCAGGACTATCAAACAGCGTGGGACATCGAGAAAGAACGGTTGGAAAAACTCGATCTGCCGACCTTCTCTGTCCATAACAAGTTGTTACACGGCTGGGCTGCTGAGATTGCGTTGTTGGTCTTTATCGTGACTGTCAGTGGGTTGCTGGGGCTGTTCTGGTTTTTGGTCGCGGCCTTCAATACGCACTTTGGCTACAAGATCGGCACCTACGGCCAGCACTACGGGATCGTGCGGGTGCCCGGTTCGGAGATCAAAGCGCACCATTCCTGGGATTCGTTCAATCGCGTCACAAACTGGTTTGTGGACAACATCGGCCGGCATTCCCAACATCATTTGGAACCGCAACGGGAGTTCTGGCGTCTTGAAGATGTCGGCGCACCTCGCTTGCCCGAGAGCATGGGTTACTTCCGCGCCATTGGCATGTCGATCATCCCGCCGCTGTGGCACCGGCATTGGTCACCTCACCTGATCGAGTGGGACCAGAAATATGCCTCACCGGAAGAACGCGAACTGGCCCGCCAAGCGAACCTGGACAGCGGAAGGCCCGAACTGATGGCCTGGGGTGCCGCTCAGCAAGTCGACGATATGACGGCGGGAAAACCAGCCACGGCCGCCTAGACCTCCCGCCCCCCAAGGGCACAAAAAGGCCCACATTCCGTGGGCCTTTTCTTTTTCCTAGCCCACTGACAAATAACGTTGTTTTCCTATACTGAACGATGGGTATGTTACCCGCGTTTGTGGAGGAGACATCACGATGAATAAGATCACCATAGCCCTCGGCGCAGCCTGGCGCTACGGGCGTTTCTCGCTGCCTTTTCTGCTGGGCTGGGCGGCCGTTTATGCCATTTTTGTCGGCCCAAGCGTCACTTTGACCGGGGTGTTGATCACGCTCGCCGTATTGCTGGCCTTCGAATGGGCGGTGGGCGAAGACAGCTCCACCCCCACCTATCATCATCCCCGCTTTTTCGTTTATATGATGTGGACATATCTGCCCATCGTGCTGTCGGCGTTTACTGGATTCGTGTGGACCATGGCCCATGCGCATGACGGCGGCGACTTACTCGGTCTGGCCGCTGGAGTCCAAGCGGTATTCGGTTTCGATATGCTGGCCGCCCACGCCAATGACGGCTTCATGACTTATCTGCTTACAACCTTGTTGTTTTCAGCACTCTCGGGCATCGGCGCCTTGTCCGTGGGGCATGAACTGATACACCGAACCTGGGAGCCGGTTTCCGTCATCATATCGCGCATTTGCTCAGCTTTTGGCACCTTCACCTACTACGCCATTGAGCACCCCTACGGACATCATCTCACCGTGGGGACGGACCAGGACTCCAGTACCGCCCTTCGAGGCGAAAGCGTCACGCGCTACTTCCTGCGCACCACACCCCATGATTACAAACTCGCGTGGTCCATCGAACGGGACCGACTCGAAAAGATGGGTTTGCCGGTCATGTCCCATCACAACCGCTTGCTTCGGGGCTGGGCGGGCGAAGCAGCCATCGCAATTTTTGTATTCTGGGTCAGCGGCCTGTTCGGTCTGTTCTGGTTCCTTTTAGCCGCAATCAATACCCATTACGCCTACAAACTGGGGACGTACGGGCAACATTACGGCATTGTTCGGGTTCCCGGTTCGGAGATCAACGTACACCACTCCTGGACATGCAATAACCGACTCACCAATTGGATATCAGGCAACATCGGCCGTCATACCGATCATCACCTGGAACCGGAGCGAGAATTCTGGCGTCTGCGACCGTTCGGCGAAGGCCCACAAAACCCATATCCCTACATGATGATGTTGTTTTTGTCCCTCGTTCCGCCGCTGTGGCACCGCATGTGGGCACCGCACCTCATCGAATGGGATCAGCGATTCGCCTCGCCGGAAGAGCGGGAGCTCGCCCGCGAAGCCAACGCCCGTAGCGGCATACCCCTGCTGATGGCATACGCCGCGAGCCAATCCGTGAGCGCGTCCAAGACGCCACCGGTCGAGCGCCCACCGCACGCGGCATAGTCCGAAAGCAATTTAATGAGGCCACAATAAAAAGGGGCGGCCAAAAGGCCGCCCCGAAGGTTCGGGAGTGAGTGAACCGTTGTCTGTCAGCCCGTGGCGGCAACTTTATCCGCCTCTGCTGCCGTGATTACCGCCTCATGGGGGTAAGGCGTCGGAACGCCGCGACGGGTCAGTACCCGACCGAATGTTTCTTTGCCGTAGTTCTTCGTGTAACGCTTGCCGTCCCACGCGACTTTTCCGGCGATGATGACTGTGGTCACCACACCATCCGATCGATTGACCATCTGCGGATGATTGAAAATCTTCCGTTGCTTGAGCAGTGTGTTGGCTTCCGAATCGTATTGCCGCAGTGCTTCCGGGTCGATCAAAACCAGATCGGCCTGAGCGCCCATTTCCATGGTACCCACGTCGAGGTTGAACAGCTCAGCCGGATCGCGTGTGAGCCGTTTCACCTGCCGTGAGACGACTTCCAAACCGTCTTCCTGAGCCATTTTCAGCGTCCGCAAATTGCAGTCGAAGAACGCCATGTTGGTCAGATGCGCACCGCTGTCGTTGAATCCCGGCAATGTGTTTTCGTCCAACAGCAGTTGTTTGAGAACTTCCGGCCGCTGGTTGGCCGTAGTGACACACCAACGAAAATCGCGATCGTACTCCCGCAAAAGGTGCATCATGAATTCGGCGTCGTCACCGATGGGATTGGGGAACTTGGCAAAGGCAGCGGCTTCGACATCATCTCGGGCGCCTTCTTTGCCACCGGTGGCTTGGAATGTTTCCAACCGCCGGTAGATCTCGCCCATATTCTGATGGGCCCAGCCGGGAACGTCAGGCACCGAGACCAAGGTCATGTCTTCGAGGTTTCGGTTAAATGTCGTCGGCTCCACACCGATGATGCGGGCCAGACGCGCCAAATTGAAACCACGCTTGCCGGTCATCCAATCGCCACGAAAACGCTCTTGAAAAGCCGGATCTCGCAGCAGCTTCTGCCGACCTTCCCGGTCCTCCAGATCCAACGCATTCAGCTCTCTGAAGGCCGGCTTTTCTTCCATGAATGGTGTGGTGGTGCCATCACCATACACGGTGAACGGAGCGGACAAAGCCTGAAACGCAAATTTGCCCCGCATAAAACGGGAGTTGATGAATCGGTTGATCCGCAGCAAACCTTTCCACGCGAAACGGTTGGCCGAGAGATCCATGGCCGCGGTGGCCGTCATTCGTAACGGCTTGCCATATAAACGACCGCTACTCATCAGCAATAAACTCAGCGTCGCTGCCTGATTGTCAGGATTCGGGGTGAACTGAACAATCCCGTCATGGCGCCGTACGACATCGCCCAAGGCCAACAACTCTTTACGCGTCGCATGTTGCGCAGGGATACGCTCGTTGCGATGAGGGTCGTTGGCCAGATAATGAAGCGGTAAGCCGTCGGTGGACAAACCAACATAACCGGCCCGCATACACTCTTCCAGAACCCGACACATCTCGACGATCTGTTCGTCGGTGGGCTCGCCCTGAATGGCGCCTGGCATCCCCATGACCTCCACCCGCAGCATACTGTGGGGAACCATCGGACACACGTTGGCCCCCAAAGGCAGCTCTTTAAAGTGACGCAAATAGTCGATCGGATTGTCCCAGGTAATATGGCCGTCCAGAGCGTTCTTCAACACGCTTTTAGGCATGTTCTCTACCCGGGCGAAACAATCGACGATGGGGTTGGATTCCAAATCGCTCTCGTCCTTATAGGACTGCAAGCCAAAAGCCACGCCCAAACTGCAGTTACTCATCACCGCGGTGGTGGTGCCATGACGGACAGCCTCAGTCAATCCCGGCTCGATCTCCACCTCCAGATCGAAATGGGTGTGGATGTCGAGCAAACCGGGCGTCAGCCATTGGCCGGTCCCGTCGATTACGGTCTTGGCCGCGCGACTATCGAGATCAAAACCTTTACTGACAACGCGACCGCCCTTGACCGCCACGTCGATGTTTACGGGGGGCGCGCCGGTACCATCGAATACCAACGCGTTTTTAACCAGAATATCCCACTGGACGGCGGACGCAGCCATGGCAAGTACTCCCTCAGTTCCTCGGCCCGCGAGCGGGTCACGCACTAAATCGAACAGAGGCGGTACGATCACGACAGCAGGCCGCCTCCTGAAATTTGTTATCCTGCGCTGTCACACCTTAGTAAAAATCCCTTGCGGGACAATGTCAAACGACGTGTGCTAAGCCCCCTGTCTTCCGCAGAGCAGACGGCATCACACCGGCCGGTCGGCGACCTGATGCGGGTTCACAGGGCGGCTGCTAAAACCCCTTTGCGAGGACGTTTCCTTGTTTCCGAGACGACTGCTTGTTGCCCTGATCCTAGGCGCCGCGTTCCTGACACTGATTGAAATCGGCGTCATCACGGTGGCCTTCGATAAATTGGGTTTGTCTGAGCGTTCCGCGCTGAATTTGTTTCTGTTGTCTGTCCTTGGAAGCATGATCAACCTGCCGCTGTTCTCCATTCGCCGCCACCGACAAACCGGACCCCCGCATCAACTCCCTCCTTTTCCCTGGCTACAGCAACGAGGCCGCCCAGATCGGACATTGATCGCTGTGAACGTCGGTGGCGGGCTGATACCGGTGATGTTCTCCGTCTACCTTTACAGCTGGCATACCCTCCCTGTCTCCACCGTGCTTATCGCGATTGCCGCAGTGTCCGGCGCCTGCTATCTCGCCAGTCGCCCAATCCCCCGGTTGGGTATTGGCATGCCGATTCTCGTCGGTCCGTTGTCCGCCGCTGCGGTCGCGATCTTCACCTACCCGGAAAACAGCGCGCCGTTGGCCTACATCTGTGGCACCATCGGCGTGCTGATCGGTGCAGACTTGCTGCGCTTACCGGATATCGGGCGGCTGGATGCGCCGGTCGCGTCCATCGGCGGCGCCGGCACCTTCGACGGCATGTTCATCACGGGTCTGATCGCGGTCCTGTTGACTTAATCGGATCGCCCCGGCAATCAGACGAAAGCATTCGCCTGATTACCGGGTCTACTCTATGCGGCAGCTGTTCGCTAGCCACGGAAGAGGGGTCTGAACGCCATGAACAACCGTTTGAAAGCCATTTTCATCAGCGTATTTCTGCCCGCCGTATTCCTGGCATTGATTCACAGTGGGATTCAGCTTTGGCAGGGCGGTTTCGATTGGGGCTGGTTTGGCGCGCTGACGGCAAACGGTGCCATTGCATTGTTCTTCGCTCATCTCGGCTTAAGGCCAGTGGTTCGCACCAGCGCGAACCTGTCCTGGATCGTTACCGCGACCACTGCCGGCACCCTCATGGCGCTGATCGGCGCAGCCGAGACCACCTCGCTATGGGCACTGTTCTACGCCGCTGGCGTGGGCTTCGCGGGCTCGTTGATCTACGTCTATTGGTACTCGCGATTCGGCCGAACACCGAGCGATGCGCTCGCGGTGGGGCAAACCTTGCCGGACTTTTCCCTTCAGGACGACCAGGGTCGCCCCGTGGTATCCAAGGATTTTCTGGGCCGTTCAACGTTGTTTTTGTTCTTCCGCGGCAATTGGTGCCCCCTGTGCATGGCCCAGATCAAGGAAATCGCGGCGGACTATCAGGAACTCCACCGCCGTGGCGTCACCGTGGCGCTCGTCAGCCCCCAGTCTCACGAAAAAACCCGCGCCTTGGCAGACCGTTTTGAGGTCCCCTTCCGCTTTCTCGTGGATCACGATTTATCGGCCGCCAAACGACTGGGCATCGTGCATGAAAATGCCCTGCCGTTAGGTATGGAATTGTTGGGATACGAGCAGGATGCCGTATGGCCGACCGTGGTCCTTACCGACCCACAAGGCACCATCATTTTCGCCGACCAAACGGATAACTATCGGGTCCGGCCGGAACCGGCGACCTTTTTGGAGGTGTTGGATGCCCACTGATTGCACTCGACTTGAGCATGTCGAGCTCACACGGGTCGATCAACGGCCGGTGTCCAGACGCGGCGCTCGGCGTGAACCCATCCATTTGAAGCGAACGATGGCCATTGCGTTGCTGGTGGGTACTTGGCTCACGTTCGTGAACCCGTACGATGTGCTCATCTCGGTGACATGGGACTGGGGCTTGGCGGGCAAGGTTCTGCTTAACGACCTGACGCCCTTCGTGGTGGCCAATCTGGGGCTGGTGTCCCACAGCGCCAACGACCGATCCCAGGCAGATATCAGCTAATCCTCGGGCGCGGCTGGCGGGACCACCGACGTGGCGCTTCGCCCCATGGGCCGCCCCAGTCGCCATCGATGCCAACGGGACAACCACGTCAGGACGCGTTCCGGGGCATGATCCCGTTTCCACGCGCCGGCGGCGTACTTGTTGGCTTCGGAGAAACTGGGATAGACATGAATCGTAGCCAGGAGTTTATTCAGCCCCAGTCCATGGCGCATGGCGGTGACGAACTCGGTTAGCATCTCCGCGCTGTGGCGGCCGACAATGGTCGCCCCCAAGACACGGTCTTTACCCGGCACCGTGAGGACTTTCACAACCCCCTCCGCCGCGTCGTCGGCAATGGCCCGATCCAGATCCGCCAAGTCGTAGGTGGTCAGTTCGTATGGGATCCCTTGCGCGCGCGCTTCACGCTCGTTGAGCCCAACCCGCGCCACCTCCGGGTCGACATACGTACACCGGGGAATCACCGAATAATCCACTCGGAAGCGTCGCAGTCCGCGAAACAGGGCATTGACCGTCGCGAACCACGCCTGATGAGCGCTGACATGGGTGAATTGGTAGGGCCCCACCACATCACCGCACGCCAGAATATTCGGGTAGCGGGTTTGCAGATACTCGTTCACGTCGATCGCGCCTTGCCCTGCCGTGGTGATGCCGAGTTGCTCCAGCCCCAGCCCTTCGGTGTTGGGCCCTCGCCCCACCGCCACCAGGATGCGATCGAATGGAAGCGCGACGGACTCATTCCCATGCTCGCACACCAATACGTGGCCGCGCCCGGACGCCTGAACCGCGACCGCCCGATAACCCAAACGAACGTC from Pseudomonadota bacterium encodes:
- a CDS encoding amidohydrolase family protein encodes the protein MAASAVQWDILVKNALVFDGTGAPPVNIDVAVKGGRVVSKGFDLDSRAAKTVIDGTGQWLTPGLLDIHTHFDLEVEIEPGLTEAVRHGTTTAVMSNCSLGVAFGLQSYKDESDLESNPIVDCFARVENMPKSVLKNALDGHITWDNPIDYLRHFKELPLGANVCPMVPHSMLRVEVMGMPGAIQGEPTDEQIVEMCRVLEECMRAGYVGLSTDGLPLHYLANDPHRNERIPAQHATRKELLALGDVVRRHDGIVQFTPNPDNQAATLSLLLMSSGRLYGKPLRMTATAAMDLSANRFAWKGLLRINRFINSRFMRGKFAFQALSAPFTVYGDGTTTPFMEEKPAFRELNALDLEDREGRQKLLRDPAFQERFRGDWMTGKRGFNLARLARIIGVEPTTFNRNLEDMTLVSVPDVPGWAHQNMGEIYRRLETFQATGGKEGARDDVEAAAFAKFPNPIGDDAEFMMHLLREYDRDFRWCVTTANQRPEVLKQLLLDENTLPGFNDSGAHLTNMAFFDCNLRTLKMAQEDGLEVVSRQVKRLTRDPAELFNLDVGTMEMGAQADLVLIDPEALRQYDSEANTLLKQRKIFNHPQMVNRSDGVVTTVIIAGKVAWDGKRYTKNYGKETFGRVLTRRGVPTPYPHEAVITAAEADKVAATG
- a CDS encoding fatty acid desaturase; this translates as MDGALAKPKLIWSYGRFFFPLALSLAVIYAIIVGPVSVIGGIIFVLLGLSVLERLSGEDAKAYEYGHPRIFVYMMWGYLPVTVVAFLAYIWVLAHGHNGGDLFGLAAMVQSWTGFDMMAAHANDGIGTYLLSTFLFSQITSIGSVTIGHELSHRTWEPFSVFSSRACSLFGLFTYYAIEHPYGHHFNVGTPVDSSTALRGESVYTYFRRTTFQDYQTAWDIEKERLEKLDLPTFSVHNKLLHGWAAEIALLVFIVTVSGLLGLFWFLVAAFNTHFGYKIGTYGQHYGIVRVPGSEIKAHHSWDSFNRVTNWFVDNIGRHSQHHLEPQREFWRLEDVGAPRLPESMGYFRAIGMSIIPPLWHRHWSPHLIEWDQKYASPEERELARQANLDSGRPELMAWGAAQQVDDMTAGKPATAA
- a CDS encoding fatty acid desaturase, encoding MNKITIALGAAWRYGRFSLPFLLGWAAVYAIFVGPSVTLTGVLITLAVLLAFEWAVGEDSSTPTYHHPRFFVYMMWTYLPIVLSAFTGFVWTMAHAHDGGDLLGLAAGVQAVFGFDMLAAHANDGFMTYLLTTLLFSALSGIGALSVGHELIHRTWEPVSVIISRICSAFGTFTYYAIEHPYGHHLTVGTDQDSSTALRGESVTRYFLRTTPHDYKLAWSIERDRLEKMGLPVMSHHNRLLRGWAGEAAIAIFVFWVSGLFGLFWFLLAAINTHYAYKLGTYGQHYGIVRVPGSEINVHHSWTCNNRLTNWISGNIGRHTDHHLEPEREFWRLRPFGEGPQNPYPYMMMLFLSLVPPLWHRMWAPHLIEWDQRFASPEERELAREANARSGIPLLMAYAASQSVSASKTPPVERPPHAA
- a CDS encoding redoxin domain-containing protein, translated to MNNRLKAIFISVFLPAVFLALIHSGIQLWQGGFDWGWFGALTANGAIALFFAHLGLRPVVRTSANLSWIVTATTAGTLMALIGAAETTSLWALFYAAGVGFAGSLIYVYWYSRFGRTPSDALAVGQTLPDFSLQDDQGRPVVSKDFLGRSTLFLFFRGNWCPLCMAQIKEIAADYQELHRRGVTVALVSPQSHEKTRALADRFEVPFRFLVDHDLSAAKRLGIVHENALPLGMELLGYEQDAVWPTVVLTDPQGTIIFADQTDNYRVRPEPATFLEVLDAH
- a CDS encoding DUF1614 domain-containing protein is translated as MFPRRLLVALILGAAFLTLIEIGVITVAFDKLGLSERSALNLFLLSVLGSMINLPLFSIRRHRQTGPPHQLPPFPWLQQRGRPDRTLIAVNVGGGLIPVMFSVYLYSWHTLPVSTVLIAIAAVSGACYLASRPIPRLGIGMPILVGPLSAAAVAIFTYPENSAPLAYICGTIGVLIGADLLRLPDIGRLDAPVASIGGAGTFDGMFITGLIAVLLT